Genomic DNA from Modestobacter versicolor:
ACCCGGGTGAGCGTGCGCGCGACCCGGCCGGCCTCGGCGGACCAGGCCTCGACGGCGGGCCGGAAGCCGGCGACGTCGGGCCAGGTGTTCTCCGCGTAGTCGGGCTGGGGCAGGCCCGGGGCGTGCGGGTAGCTCGCCTGGGAGGCGCCGACGTTGAACGCCTCGAAGAAGTCGTTCATCCGGGTGGCGGCCTCGACCCCGAGGGACAGCGACAGCGACTCGCTCTTCGGCGGGCTGTAGCCGCGGTTGACCTCGGGCGGGGTGCGCCAGGCGTTCTTCACCTCGAGCGGCTGGGCGAAGAACGCGTCCATCGCCCCGGCCAGGCCGTCGGCGACCGCGGCCGGCACGCCGTGACCGACCACCTGGATGAAGCCGACCGTGCGGCAGGCCTCGTCCAGGGCGGCGGCGACGGCGGCGCGTTCCCCGGGTGACCCGTCGCGCACGTAGGCGGAGACGTCGACGACCGGGACGGCGAAGCTCATGCGCGCAGCCTGCCGTCCCGACGTTGCCGCCGTGTTGCCTCAGGCGACGGTCGTCTCCAGGGTCACCGGGACGTTGCCGCGGGTGGCGTTGGAGTACGGGCAGACCTGGTGCGCGGCCGCCACCAGCTGCTCCGCCGTCGGCTGGTCGATGCCGCCGAGCTCGACGTGCAGGGTGATCTCCAGCCCGAAGCCCCCGGAACCGTCCGGGCCGATGCCCACCTCGGCGGTGACCCCGGCGTCGACGATCGGCGCCTTCTGCTTGCGGGCCACCAGCTTCAGCGCGGACAGGAAGCAGGCCGCGTAGCCGGCGGCGAAGAGCTGCTCGGGGTTGGTGGCGCCACCCTCGCCGCCCATCTCCTTGGGCGTCGCGAGGTCGAGGTCGATGAGCCCGTCGGACGAGCGGGTGTGGCCGTTGCGGCCGTCACCGGTGGCGGTGGCGACGGCGGTGTAGACGCTGGGCATCAGGGGGACCTCCGGAGGATCGGGGACGACCCACCCTCGGTACCCCGCGACGGCCGCCCAGACGACGACCCGCGTCACACCGTCAGGGCAGGATCGCGTCGACGTACCCGCCGTCCACCCGCAGCGCGCCGCCGGTGGTCGCCGACGCCAGCGGGCTGGCCAGGTAGACGCACATGTTCGCGATCTCCTCCGGCTCGATCAGCCGCTGCAGCAGCGACTGCGGGCGGTGCAGCCGCATGAACTCGTGCTGGGCCTCGTCCCAGGCCAGCTCGTCGCCGACGAGGGAGCGGACGAAGTCCTCCACACCACCGGTGTGGGTCGGGCCGGCGATCACCGAGTTCACCGTCACCCCGGAACCGGCCGCCTCCTTGGCGAACCCGCGGGAGACCGCGAGCAGTGCGGTCTTGGACATCCCGTAGTGGATCATCTCGGCGGGGACGACGACGGCGGAGTCGCTGGCGATGTACTGGACGCGCCCCCAGCCCCGGTCCCGCATGCCGGGCAGGTAGGCCCGGGTCAGCCGGACGGCGGTCAGCACGTTGGTCTCGAAGTAGGGGCGCCACTCGTCGTCGGTGATCTCCAGGGCGGGCTGCGCGCCGAAGATGCCCAGGTTGTTGACCAGGACGTCGACGTCGGGCACG
This window encodes:
- a CDS encoding organic hydroperoxide resistance protein, giving the protein MPSVYTAVATATGDGRNGHTRSSDGLIDLDLATPKEMGGEGGATNPEQLFAAGYAACFLSALKLVARKQKAPIVDAGVTAEVGIGPDGSGGFGLEITLHVELGGIDQPTAEQLVAAAHQVCPYSNATRGNVPVTLETTVA
- a CDS encoding SDR family NAD(P)-dependent oxidoreductase, which translates into the protein MHIDLTGKRALVTGSSQGIGLAIATGLARAGASVVLTGRDPGRLEAAAAGIDGEVTTVAGDVVSDEGTAALLAAVPDVDVLVNNLGIFGAQPALEITDDEWRPYFETNVLTAVRLTRAYLPGMRDRGWGRVQYIASDSAVVVPAEMIHYGMSKTALLAVSRGFAKEAAGSGVTVNSVIAGPTHTGGVEDFVRSLVGDELAWDEAQHEFMRLHRPQSLLQRLIEPEEIANMCVYLASPLASATTGGALRVDGGYVDAILP